One window of the Eucalyptus grandis isolate ANBG69807.140 chromosome 8, ASM1654582v1, whole genome shotgun sequence genome contains the following:
- the LOC104417938 gene encoding lipase-like PAD4, with the protein MARRCCKSGHWKERFETSAMMGTFLASTPLLKEAWRLCSAANAMGCGAFVVEQVGGVGYVAFSGVQEMPVLGWDPSCTMLAPLDAAGHGLFAALTRRYEGEEPVMVHSGVLHRFHHYQSRNDLQSQIDSLLDKTKSIVITGHSIGGSVAFLTALSVLSFLKSIFPPSVLCIGFGSPFLGNESLSRAILRERWASNFCNVVATHDILPRLSLDQSLVQTPHWKALIRFWYTSMMSPNSMNLTDFPLTEEDKAWLFSFAVANMERLAQVGEGSRWRSFWPLGNYLFCSEEGMICLDNAISVKKMMHLMLRTSSPSCVIEEHLKYGWYVERLSLQSLGRRFKEGHLSESSYEASLSMALNSLGTSQQVLIALMAKDCLKMARQKERHPNLNAAYLAIKLSKIAPYRAEIEWYKACCDNSDKQRGYYDSFKQRGASKRESHINKNRIILKAFWDGVVSMMDRNELPLNFHKSLEWVIEESQLYKLLVEPLDIAEYYRSGMHLKKGHYISNGRERRYEIFNQWWTERVVIEKLGNRRTRYTSLTQDTCFWARVEEAKEWLDKIKSESDPNNLVFLRDRLNEFEAYAMKLFDGKEASADVLAKNSSFSLWLKEWRALKSQIYPLIELALPD; encoded by the exons ATGGCGCGAAGATGCTGTAAGAGCGGCCACTGGAAG GAAAGGTTCGAGACAAGCGCGATGATGGGGACTTTCCTGGCTTCGACGCCGCTGCTGAAGGAGGCGTGGAGGCTGTGCAGCGCGGCGAATGCGATGGGGTGCGGTGCCTTCGTGGTGGAGCAAGTCGGGGGCGTGGGGTACGTGGCATTCTCGGGCGTCCAAGAGATGCCGGTGCTTGGTTGGGATCCGAGTTGCACCATGCTGGCGCCGCTGGATGCAGCAGGCCACGGGCTGTTCGCTGCGCTGACACGCCGCTACGAAGGTGAAGAGCCCGTCATGGTCCACTCCGGAGTGCTTCACCGCTTCCATCATTATCAGTCGCGCAATGATCTTCAGAGCCAG ATTGATAGCTTGTTGGATAAAACCAAGTCAATAGTGATCACAGGCCACTCCATAGGAGGATCAGTCGCATTTCTCACAGCTCTTTCGGTTCTCTCCTTCCTCAAATCCATCTTCCCACCCTCAGTCCTATGCATTGGTTTCGGCTCTCCTTTCCTTGGCAATGAGTCACTTTCGCGAGCCATTCTCCGTGAAAGATGGGCCAGCAACTTTTGCAATGTTGTGGCCACACATGATATATTGCCAAGGTTATCTCTCGACCAATCACTTGTTCAGACTCCCCATTGGAAGGCCCTCATAAGATTTTGGTACACGTCTATGATGTCACCAAACTCTATGAATCTCACTGACTTCCCATTAACTGAAGAAGACAAGGCTTGGCTATTTTCCTTCGCTGTAGCCAACATGGAGCGCTTGGCACAGGTAGGGGAAGGCTCGAGATGGAGGTCATTTTGGCCCTTAGGGAATTACTTGTTTTGTTCAGAGGAGGGCATGATTTGTTTGGACAACGCTATATCAGTCAAGAAGATGATGCATTTGATGCTAAGGACAAGCTCTCCAAGTTGTGTTATTGAGGAGCACCTTAAGTATGGGTGGTATGTAGAGAGACTTTCTCTTCAATCTTTGGGGAGAAGGTTCAAAGAAGGACATCTCTCTGAATCAAGCTATGAAGCAAGTCTTTCGATGGCTTTGAACTCCTTAGGGACATCTCAACAG GTATTGATTGCACTGATGGCAAAAGATTGCTTGAAGATGGCAAGGCAAAAGGAGCGCCACCCAAACCTAAACGCCGCCTATTTAGCCATTAAGCTATCCAAAATTGCTCCTTACAGGGCGGAGATAGAGTGGTATAAAGCTTGTTGCGATAACTCCGACAAGCAAAGAGGATACTATGATTCTTTCAAGCAGAGGGGGGCCTCAAAGAGAGAATCACATATAAACAAGAACCGAATCATTCTTAAGGCCTTTTGGGATGGTGTCGTAAGCATGATGGACAGGAACGAGCTCCCACTCAACTTTCACAAAAGTTTAGAATGGGTAATTGAGGAGTCGCAGCTCTATAAGCTCCTCGTGGAGCCATTGGATATTGCGGAGTATTATCGATCGGGGATGCATCTGAAGAAAGGCCACTACATAAgtaatggaagagagaggagatacGAAATTTTCAATCAGTGGTGGACCGAGAGAGTTGTTATCGAGAAATTGGGCAATAGGAGGACCAGGTACACAAGCTTGACCCAAGACACTTGCTTTTGGGCAAGGGTGGAGGAAGCAAAGGAGTGGCTGGACAAAATCAAAAGTGAAAGCGACCCAAATAATCTGGTTTTTCTTCGGGACAGACTCAATGAGTTCGAAGCATATGCAATGAAGCTGTTTGATGGAAAAGAGGCGTCTGCTGATGTTCTGGCTAAGAATTCAAGCTTTAGTTTGTGGTTAAAAGAATGGAGAGCATTGAAATCACAGATTTATCCCCTAATCGAATTGGCCTTACCTGACTAA